The sequence below is a genomic window from Streptosporangium lutulentum.
CGCGACGGTCGTCGTCCTCGCCGACGCCGTGCTGGTCGTTGCGGTCCTGCGGGCCACGGTTCTGCGGGCCGCGGTCGCCACGGTCACCGCGGTCGCCGCGGTCGTTGATCCGCTCGTTGCGGTCGCCGCCACGGTCGCCCCGCTCGCCGCGGTCACCGCGGTCGTTGAGACGGTCACCGCGGTCGTTGATCCGCTCGTTGCGGTCGTTGATCCGCTCGTTGCGGTCGCCGCCACGGTCACCGCGCTCGCCGCGGTCACCGCGGTCGTTGAGACGGTCACCGCCACGCTCACCGACGCGCTCGCCGCGGCTCTGGCCGGGGTCGGCGGCGCGCTGGTCGGCACGGTTGTCGCCACGCTCACGCCGGTCGTTGGTGCGCTCGCCGCGCTCGCTGTTGCGACCGCGGCGTTCGCCACGCTCGCGACGGCTCTCGCCACGCTCGGGGCGGCCTTCGGTCTGGCCGGTGTCGAGCTGCTGCTGCTGCTCGATCACGGGCTCGGCGGCGACGGCGGACACGGGCTCAGGCGCCGGGGGCGCCTGCTCCACGACGGGCTCGGCGGCGACGGCGACGGCGGCGGGACGGGAACGTTCCCTCCGGGTGCGCGCCGGACGCTCGGTGATCCGCTCGGCCGCAGGCTCGGCCACGGCGACCGGGGCTGCCGGAGTCTCCTTGACGACGGTGGGAACGGGGGCGGAAGCCGGGGCGCTCTCAGGGGATACGCCCTGCTTCTCCTGGATGGCCGCGATGAGCTGGCTCTTGCGCATCCGCCCGGTCCCGCTGATGCCGAGGCCTGACGCCATGGCTTGCAGCTCGGGCAGCACCATGGCGGACAGGCCGGTGCCGGAGCGACGACGCGGCTTGGCCGCGGCGCGGATGGGGGTGTCGCCGGTCGCCGGCAGCGTGCCGGTGTCGGAGAGGAGTTCGGTGGTGTCGCTCACTAATGGGTCCTTCCCAGGGGTCGGGCGTGGCCATGATCAGCCAATCGTCCCGGTGGTGCGATCAACCCGGTGGGACAGACCGGGTCGGGTTGCACGTTGCGATCCTCGACGGTCCATGAGAACCGCCGCCACTGTCGGAGAAGGGCGTATCCAGACCGCCACCATCGAGATTCGCCGACGGTGGGGCTTGGAGGACACCCCCCGGATTGCTACCGGCAACCAGATGTCGAGGTAGATCGAACGCGCATGTCCCCTTAAACGCCGCCTCTCGTTGCCCCAACCGAATGTGGAGCATTCGGAGGCGACGGATTCGGGGAGGCCACTGCGGCGCTCATGCCTCACGAAGTGAGACATGGTGCAGCGATGTGTGACTGACAAGCACGCACCCAACGCGGGGCACCTGGTGCGGCTATCAGCCTAACATCACCAGCGCACACAGCTATTCCCTGAAGGTCGAAGAGGTATCAGCGTGTCTCGGGAGAAACAACGCAAGCACCGCGGGTTTCGACATCCAGTGGCTGGATGTGCCAGTCAGTACCCACTTCTGGTGCGATCAAATCCTGCGTATCCGCAGTCGAAAACGCAAGGATCGTGGGACCGGCTCCCGAGACAACCGTGGGAACGCCGATCCCGCGCAATCGTTCTACCAGATCGGCGGTCTGTGGCATCGCAGGCGCGCGGTAATTCTGATGGAGCCGGTCCTCCGTCGCGGCCAGCAGCACTCCCGGTTCGAGCCCGCCGGTGAGCGCCGCGATCAGCAGCGCCGCCCGGCCGGCGTTCGCGGACGCGTCGACATGCGGCACGTCCTTGGGGAGCAGCCCCCGGGCGACCTCGGTGGAGAGTCTGTTCCGGGGAATGATGGCCACGGGCCGGATGCCGGCGTGTGGAATCAGTTTCACCATATGCGGAACGTTCGACTGATCCGTCCATGCGATGGTCAGCCCGCCCGCGAGGCACGGCGCCACGTTGTCGGGATGGCCCTCGATCTCGGTGGCCAGCGCGAAGACGTCGTCATCGGTGAACGCGGGCCGCGTCCGGGAAGGATCGAGGGGATCGTCCGGATGGGGACCCGCCGCGTACGGCGTGCCGGCCAGCGCGCGGGCGGCGAGGATGCCCGCGCAGATCGCAGCGGAGGAGGATCCGAGGCCGCGGGCGTGGGGGATGCGGTTCAGGCAGCGTAACCGGATGCCGCGCGGCTGCGGGACCCCCATCCGGTCGAAGGTCATGCGCATCGTCCTCACGATGAGATGGCCCTCTCCCGGGGCGAGCTCGCCCGATCCCTCGCCCTCGACCTCTATGACGACCTCCCGGGAGGCGGCGCTTCCGGGGAGCTCGAAGAGGGCGGCCTCGACCTCGTCGTACAGACCGAGGGCCAATCCCAGCGTGTCGAACCCGGGTCCGAGGTTGGCCGACGTCGCCGGGACCCGGACGACGACCTTGCTGCTGTCGGTCATCAAGTCTCCGGAGCGGGCCCCCTGCCGGGAGCCGCGCCCCTACTCCTTAACGCTCGGGCCTGACGCTTAGGCGAGTTCGAGGGCGGTGGCGGCGGCGTGGGCGTCGATCGGGATCGTCACCGGGGTGGGAGCCCCCGAGATGGCCCAGTCGGGGTCCTTGAGGCCGTTTCCGGTCACCGTGCACACGATGCGCTGGCCGGGGTCGACCAGTCCCTGCTCGTGGGCCTGGAGGAGGCCCGCGACGCTGGCGGCCGAGGCGAGCTCGACGAACACGCCCTCCTCCTGGGCCAGCAGCTTGTAGGCGGCGGCGATCCGGCGGTCGGTGACGGCCTGGATGACCCCGCCGGACTCGTCACGGGCGGCCTCTGCGAGCTGCCAGGAGGCGGGGTTGCCGATGCGGATCGCGGTGGCGATCGTGTGGGGGTGGGTCACCGGGGCGCCGTTGACGATCGGCGCGGCGCCGCTGGCCTGGAAGCCGAACATCCGGGGCTTCCCGGACGCGACACCGTCCTCGGCGTACTCGGTGTAGCCCATCCAGTAGGCCGAGATGTTGCCGGCGTTGCCGACCGGGATGCAGTGGATGTCGGGGGCGTCGCCGAGCGTGTCCACGATCTCGAAGGCCGCGGTCTTCTGGCCCTGGAGCCGGAACGGGTTCACCGAGTTGACGAGCGCGATCGGATAGTTCTCCGACAGTTTCCTGGTCATGTCAAGGCAGTCGTCGAACGAACCCTCGACCTGGAGCAGCTTGGCGCCGTGGACCAGGGCCTGGGCCAGCTTGCCCATCGCGATCTTGCCGCGGGGCACCAGCACGGCGCAGGTCAGGCCCGCGCGGACCGCGTAGGCGGCGGCGGAGGCGCTGGTGTTGCCGGTGGAGGCGCAGATGACGGCCTTCGCGCCGTCCTCGACGGCCTTGCTGATGGCCATGGTCATGCCACGGTCCTTGAAACTGCCGGTCGGGTTCAGGCCCTCGACCTTGAGGTAGACCTCGCAACCGGTCAGCGCCGAGACCCTGTTCGCCGGGATGAGCGGCGTGCCGCCCTCCAGGAGCGTGACGACGGGCGTCGCCGTGGTCACCGGAAGTCGGTCACGGTACTCCTCGATGAGGCCCCGCCACGCCCTGGCCATGATCACTCCTCCCGCGCGCGGACAGACCGTGCGCGTCCTACTACCTGCGGTACTGGGAACCGAGTCTACGGGCAACCGTCTCGGCAGCGGGATGCGTTGTCCACCAAATGGACAAGTCAGGCGTCTTGCTATCAGGAAACTCTAAGCAACGTTCTGTAGGGTCATCAGCCCTTGACAGGAGTTGACAGGCACGCACGCATGTAAAAGGGGCACCTGAATCATGACGGACGACGCGGTGATCCATCAGCCGCCGATCCGGCACAACGACTACTCACCTCTGGATCCCCCCGCGCTCGGCGAATGGAGTCCGCGGCTCTCGGTCAGCGTGATCATCCCCGCGTACGGCGGTCAGCGCCGGCTCGACCTGGCCCTCGCGGCCCTGGCCGCGCAGACCTATCCCGATCACCTCATGGAAGTGATCGTGGTCGACGACGGCAGCACCCCGCCGCTGCGGCTGCCGGAGATCGCTCCGTCCGGCACCCGGATCGAGGTGGCCGACCCCTCGGGCTGGGGCACCGCCAACGCGGTCAACACCGGCGCCGCCCTCTCGGAGGGCCGGATCATCCAGCGCCTTGACTCCGACATGGTCGTCTGCAGGGAACACATCGAGGCCCTGGCCCGCTGGCATCACC
It includes:
- a CDS encoding homoserine kinase, which produces MTDSSKVVVRVPATSANLGPGFDTLGLALGLYDEVEAALFELPGSAASREVVIEVEGEGSGELAPGEGHLIVRTMRMTFDRMGVPQPRGIRLRCLNRIPHARGLGSSSAAICAGILAARALAGTPYAAGPHPDDPLDPSRTRPAFTDDDVFALATEIEGHPDNVAPCLAGGLTIAWTDQSNVPHMVKLIPHAGIRPVAIIPRNRLSTEVARGLLPKDVPHVDASANAGRAALLIAALTGGLEPGVLLAATEDRLHQNYRAPAMPQTADLVERLRGIGVPTVVSGAGPTILAFSTADTQDLIAPEVGTDWHIQPLDVETRGACVVSPETR
- the thrC gene encoding threonine synthase, whose product is MARAWRGLIEEYRDRLPVTTATPVVTLLEGGTPLIPANRVSALTGCEVYLKVEGLNPTGSFKDRGMTMAISKAVEDGAKAVICASTGNTSASAAAYAVRAGLTCAVLVPRGKIAMGKLAQALVHGAKLLQVEGSFDDCLDMTRKLSENYPIALVNSVNPFRLQGQKTAAFEIVDTLGDAPDIHCIPVGNAGNISAYWMGYTEYAEDGVASGKPRMFGFQASGAAPIVNGAPVTHPHTIATAIRIGNPASWQLAEAARDESGGVIQAVTDRRIAAAYKLLAQEEGVFVELASAASVAGLLQAHEQGLVDPGQRIVCTVTGNGLKDPDWAISGAPTPVTIPIDAHAAATALELA